A single Silvibacterium dinghuense DNA region contains:
- a CDS encoding DUF2007 domain-containing protein, with product MQISAERLAARYAVMSDEELLILAGQYDLLTPEAQPILEEELQKRGQSLPNRIGATDVPQSRRLTTVRRFRDLSEAIVSRALLESAGITAFLRDENYVRLDWQLSNFIGGIRLEVSEEEAAEAIDILNQPVPDNFSYGIEEAFEQPRCPSCGSIEIEFRGASRTAALALLYVASLPAPPGPTSWRCNACGSLWREEKAPSEE from the coding sequence ATGCAAATTTCAGCAGAACGCCTCGCAGCACGGTATGCGGTCATGTCCGATGAGGAGCTCCTGATCCTAGCCGGACAATACGATCTCCTGACACCCGAGGCGCAGCCAATCCTCGAAGAAGAACTTCAGAAACGCGGCCAATCCCTGCCCAACAGGATCGGAGCGACAGATGTTCCCCAATCACGCAGGCTCACTACCGTGCGCCGATTTCGCGATCTTTCCGAAGCCATCGTCTCTCGAGCACTCCTGGAGTCAGCAGGGATCACAGCCTTTCTCCGCGACGAAAACTATGTGCGTCTCGACTGGCAGCTATCGAACTTCATTGGCGGAATACGGCTGGAAGTGAGTGAGGAAGAAGCCGCGGAAGCAATCGACATCCTCAACCAGCCGGTTCCGGACAACTTCTCTTACGGCATCGAAGAGGCGTTCGAACAACCTCGCTGTCCCTCCTGCGGATCTATAGAAATCGAGTTTCGTGGCGCTTCCCGAACTGCGGCGCTGGCTCTGCTCTATGTCGCATCGCTGCCCGCGCCTCCAGGGCCCACATCATGGAGATGTAACGCCTGCGGGAGCCTCTGGCGGGAAGAAAAAGCTCCATCAGAAGAATAG
- a CDS encoding VOC family protein produces the protein MSEQSPLYKADPRVRIGHVHLKVADLERSVRFYSGVLGLEVMQRFGSQAAFLSVGGYHHHIGLNTWESLGGSPPPMGTTGLYHTAILYPTRAALAEVLRRVLQAGIALDGAADHGVSEALYLRDPDENGVELYWDRPQEQWPRTPAGELAMYTRHLNLHGLLQEPVPELGSGPQDL, from the coding sequence ATGAGTGAGCAGTCGCCGCTTTACAAAGCCGATCCGCGGGTGCGGATCGGGCATGTCCACCTGAAGGTTGCGGATCTGGAGCGCTCGGTGCGCTTCTATTCCGGCGTGCTGGGGCTCGAGGTGATGCAGCGCTTTGGCTCGCAGGCCGCCTTTCTCTCGGTTGGCGGGTATCACCACCACATTGGCCTGAATACCTGGGAGAGCCTGGGAGGTTCACCGCCTCCAATGGGCACGACCGGGCTTTATCACACGGCAATTCTCTATCCCACGCGGGCCGCGCTGGCCGAGGTGTTGCGCCGGGTACTGCAGGCGGGCATCGCTCTCGATGGCGCAGCGGACCATGGCGTGAGCGAGGCGCTCTACCTGCGCGATCCCGATGAAAATGGTGTGGAACTCTACTGGGACCGGCCACAGGAGCAGTGGCCGAGGACGCCGGCCGGAGAGCTGGCCATGTACACGCGCCATCTGAACCTGCACGGTCTGCTGCAGGAACCGGTGCCAGAGTTGGGCAGCGGTCCGCAGGATTTGTAG
- the rplT gene encoding 50S ribosomal protein L20 gives MPRVKRGTKRSDRRKKILKRASGYFLTKSKLYQAAQEAVERGLKFAYSGRKQKKRQYRSLWIVRINAAAKLNNISYSQLINGLKKAGVELDRKMLSEIAINDAAAFTALVGQAKAALGEQAAA, from the coding sequence ATGCCCCGCGTCAAACGTGGAACAAAGCGCAGTGATCGCCGCAAAAAGATTCTTAAGCGGGCGAGTGGTTATTTCCTCACCAAATCAAAGCTCTACCAGGCAGCCCAGGAAGCCGTCGAGCGCGGCCTGAAGTTTGCCTACAGCGGCCGTAAGCAGAAGAAGCGCCAATACCGCTCCCTGTGGATCGTGCGCATCAACGCCGCGGCCAAGCTGAACAACATCAGCTATTCGCAGCTGATCAACGGCCTGAAGAAGGCCGGCGTGGAGCTGGACCGCAAGATGCTGTCCGAGATCGCGATCAACGACGCAGCCGCCTTTACGGCGCTGGTGGGCCAGGCCAAGGCCGCCCTCGGCGAGCAGGCAGCAGCCTAA
- the rpmI gene encoding 50S ribosomal protein L35 yields MPKLKTHKGAAKRFKKTGTGKIVRGQSKMRHILTSKETKTKRKLGHAALVSDADHAKVARMIPYA; encoded by the coding sequence ATGCCCAAATTGAAGACCCATAAAGGCGCCGCGAAGCGCTTCAAGAAGACTGGCACGGGCAAGATCGTCCGCGGTCAGTCGAAGATGCGTCACATCCTCACGTCGAAGGAAACCAAGACCAAGCGCAAGCTGGGCCATGCCGCCCTGGTCTCGGATGCCGACCACGCGAAGGTCGCACGCATGATCCCTTACGCCTGA
- a CDS encoding IPT/TIG domain-containing protein encodes MYVACLRRFLPVLSLSVFLVIAGCAGGGSTTTSTPPSSGTSSTNPKPSVTSISPSSVVAGSAAETLTITGTGFLSSSVVNFNSTALTTTYASATSLTASVPASLLVFDGSAAISVTNPAPGGGTSAVQSYSISVPTPTVSSISPASVTAGAAATVTVSGSGFEGNSKVLWNGAVHATTYVNNSTLQVALTAADTANGGTSNLSVQNPGIDPTTPVGLTILATTPTISGISPTSVTAGSAAQTVYVGGSGFEGNATLQANGQALTISSQSTSQIIATLPASLMAKTGTVSFVVSNPGSPVISSNAGLMTVNAASTAGTITVSPSLVPAGSPDTTITVTTYGGQSFYKDSAITWNGTALTTTYVGSGELTAVIPAASLAGFVNASIGVMSPESTTAPAAQPFDTYLALQTNDIVYRATDGLIYASVPGSMGAGLGNSVVAIDPTTGVIEKTIFVGSNPNRMALSTDGTELFVGLDGAGAFVQVDLTADSVGTPVTLGGGSGVYNPPYTALSFAPVPVAAGSVAVYTTAGVVTVYDAGVARANTSASSGLSTYFVSNVGAIAFGSSASTLYAMSNAVGGYLYQLTIDSTGVSAAKQIGAGTGGSTLQYDNGLLYVPEGLVYNASTGEQAGQFSTTTSSSSTTAQAAIGPIISDSSLNTAWITPTSYTSTASEIVSYNETTYDPIATLPIASLGYTPVDLIRWGTDGLALHTASQLLVFKGSIVKDNSSTPADVAVSMSAPASATTGTALSYTVTVTNNGPNAATGVVATVTLPEGVIAGTATASAGSCSGAGVYYCDLGTLASGASATMAVSATPTAAGALEASATLSSVSYDPNTSNNQANATVTATGSDYAASPVATQLVPAAVQAGSNSFTLTVDGEGFTSSSTVLWNGTALTTTYVSSGQLTASVPATSISAIGYALVSVETGAPGGGTSSVLPFSTYQLVNVPANAIAYDGFTRKLYAVLPSTSQQLTGNSIVAVDPTTGAVGTPVTVGSEPNLLSETSDGNYMYIGLSGAKSLGRFNLLTQALDLTVPLPPITEYGTSGQAAAEAIATVPGTDSSLAVEDDSFDGIGILDISGSTGTLRSKIVGGYSGDHPVFADATHFYAYDSDTTGAELYRFTIDASGVTLVDGTTLDGMGGFSGRIAYDDGLVFGGAGGIVNPSTTPPSQVAVLPLTTSYTSSTYTTTYGFTPYQVEHAAFAGALSGYQPLGMYLQRFDTRSYTLSTQLQLPLSASSLTSGTRWGQDGLAYLLPSQDSSGNPTTQILLLRGPFVLPAEAVANSAPTLSSVSASTITKGSGNQVLTVTGSGFLPGTTVTWGGAARTTTWVSSTEVTVAIPASDVATAATVTLGSANPGSEASNTLTVTVQ; translated from the coding sequence TTGTACGTCGCTTGTTTGCGTAGGTTTCTGCCTGTTCTTTCTCTCTCTGTCTTCCTTGTGATTGCCGGATGCGCGGGCGGAGGTTCGACTACGACCTCGACGCCACCCTCTTCAGGGACTTCCAGCACCAACCCCAAGCCATCAGTGACCTCGATCTCTCCTTCGAGCGTAGTGGCTGGTTCCGCAGCAGAGACGCTGACGATCACGGGCACGGGCTTCCTCAGTTCCTCGGTGGTGAACTTCAACTCGACCGCGTTGACGACGACCTACGCAAGCGCGACCTCGCTGACGGCCAGTGTGCCGGCCTCTCTTTTGGTTTTCGATGGAAGCGCTGCAATCTCGGTGACCAATCCTGCCCCCGGCGGCGGCACTTCGGCCGTGCAGTCCTACAGCATCTCGGTGCCCACGCCGACGGTTTCCTCGATCTCGCCCGCGAGTGTGACCGCGGGCGCGGCCGCCACGGTGACGGTGAGCGGCAGCGGCTTCGAGGGCAACTCGAAGGTGCTCTGGAACGGCGCGGTCCACGCGACGACCTACGTGAACAACAGCACCCTGCAGGTGGCGCTGACCGCGGCGGACACGGCCAACGGCGGCACCAGCAATCTCTCGGTCCAGAACCCGGGCATCGATCCGACCACCCCGGTCGGCCTGACGATCCTGGCGACCACGCCGACGATCAGCGGCATCTCACCGACCTCGGTGACCGCGGGCAGCGCGGCGCAGACCGTCTACGTGGGCGGCAGCGGCTTTGAGGGCAACGCGACGCTGCAGGCCAACGGCCAGGCGTTGACGATCAGCAGCCAGAGCACAAGCCAGATCATCGCGACCCTGCCGGCAAGCCTGATGGCGAAGACGGGCACGGTCAGCTTCGTGGTGAGCAATCCCGGCTCGCCGGTCATCTCCTCGAACGCGGGGCTGATGACGGTGAACGCCGCCAGCACCGCGGGCACCATCACGGTGAGCCCCAGCCTGGTGCCGGCCGGCAGCCCGGACACGACGATCACGGTGACGACCTACGGCGGCCAGAGCTTCTACAAGGATTCCGCGATCACCTGGAACGGCACCGCGCTGACTACAACCTACGTGGGCAGTGGCGAGCTGACGGCGGTGATTCCGGCTGCCAGCCTGGCCGGCTTCGTGAATGCCTCGATCGGCGTGATGAGCCCGGAGAGCACGACGGCGCCGGCAGCGCAGCCTTTTGATACCTATCTCGCCCTCCAGACGAACGACATCGTCTACCGCGCGACCGACGGGCTGATCTATGCCTCGGTGCCGGGCTCGATGGGAGCCGGGCTGGGCAACAGCGTGGTGGCCATTGACCCGACGACCGGCGTGATCGAGAAGACCATCTTTGTCGGCAGCAACCCGAACCGGATGGCGCTCTCGACGGACGGGACCGAGCTGTTCGTTGGTCTCGACGGCGCGGGCGCGTTCGTACAGGTGGACCTGACGGCAGACTCGGTGGGAACGCCGGTCACACTCGGCGGCGGTTCGGGTGTGTATAACCCGCCGTACACGGCGCTGAGCTTTGCCCCGGTGCCGGTCGCGGCCGGTTCGGTCGCGGTCTACACCACGGCCGGCGTGGTTACGGTGTATGACGCGGGCGTGGCGCGGGCCAACACCAGCGCCAGCTCCGGGCTCTCGACGTACTTTGTGAGCAATGTCGGGGCGATTGCCTTCGGCAGCTCGGCTTCGACGCTCTATGCCATGTCGAATGCCGTCGGCGGCTATCTCTACCAGTTGACGATCGACTCCACCGGCGTGAGCGCGGCCAAGCAGATCGGGGCCGGGACCGGCGGCTCGACGCTGCAGTATGACAACGGCCTGCTTTACGTTCCCGAGGGGCTGGTCTACAACGCCAGCACCGGCGAACAGGCCGGGCAGTTCTCGACGACTACGTCCAGCTCGAGCACGACGGCGCAGGCCGCCATCGGCCCGATCATCTCCGACTCCTCGCTGAATACGGCATGGATCACGCCTACCTCCTACACCAGCACGGCGTCGGAGATCGTCTCCTACAACGAGACGACCTACGACCCGATCGCGACCCTGCCGATCGCCAGCCTGGGCTACACGCCGGTGGACCTGATCCGCTGGGGAACGGATGGCCTGGCGCTGCACACCGCCAGCCAGCTTCTGGTCTTCAAGGGGTCGATTGTGAAGGACAACAGCAGCACGCCGGCGGATGTGGCGGTGAGCATGTCGGCGCCGGCCAGCGCGACCACCGGCACGGCCCTGAGCTATACCGTGACGGTGACGAACAACGGTCCGAATGCGGCCACGGGCGTAGTGGCGACCGTGACGCTGCCGGAGGGCGTGATTGCCGGCACGGCCACGGCCTCCGCAGGCAGCTGCAGCGGTGCGGGCGTGTACTACTGCGACCTGGGCACGCTGGCCAGCGGCGCCAGCGCGACGATGGCGGTGAGCGCGACGCCGACCGCTGCAGGCGCGCTCGAGGCTTCGGCGACACTCTCCTCGGTGAGCTACGATCCGAATACCTCCAACAACCAGGCGAACGCCACGGTGACGGCGACGGGCAGCGACTATGCCGCCTCGCCGGTGGCGACGCAGCTGGTGCCGGCCGCGGTGCAGGCCGGTTCGAACAGCTTCACGCTGACCGTGGACGGTGAGGGCTTCACCTCGTCTTCGACGGTGCTGTGGAACGGCACGGCGCTGACCACAACCTACGTGAGCAGCGGCCAGTTGACGGCGAGCGTTCCGGCTACGTCGATTTCGGCCATCGGCTACGCGCTGGTCTCGGTCGAGACCGGCGCGCCCGGCGGCGGCACTTCGAGCGTGCTGCCGTTCTCCACCTACCAGCTGGTGAACGTGCCGGCCAACGCCATCGCCTACGACGGCTTTACCCGGAAGCTCTACGCGGTGCTGCCCAGCACCTCGCAGCAGCTCACCGGCAACAGCATCGTCGCGGTCGATCCGACGACCGGTGCGGTGGGCACGCCGGTCACGGTGGGCAGTGAGCCGAACCTGCTCTCGGAGACCAGCGACGGCAACTACATGTACATCGGCCTGAGCGGAGCCAAGAGCCTGGGACGCTTCAATCTTCTGACCCAGGCGCTGGACCTGACTGTGCCGCTGCCCCCGATCACGGAATACGGCACTAGCGGGCAGGCAGCGGCCGAGGCGATCGCCACCGTCCCCGGCACGGATTCCAGCCTGGCGGTCGAAGACGATTCCTTTGACGGCATCGGGATCCTTGACATCTCGGGATCAACCGGCACATTGCGCAGCAAGATCGTCGGCGGCTACAGCGGCGATCACCCGGTTTTCGCCGACGCCACGCATTTCTATGCCTACGATTCGGATACCACCGGGGCCGAGCTTTACCGCTTCACCATCGACGCTAGCGGCGTGACGCTGGTGGATGGCACGACGCTGGACGGCATGGGCGGCTTCAGCGGACGGATCGCCTATGACGACGGGCTGGTCTTCGGCGGGGCAGGAGGCATCGTCAATCCTTCCACCACCCCTCCGTCGCAGGTGGCCGTGCTGCCGCTGACCACGAGCTATACCTCGTCGACCTACACGACGACCTACGGCTTCACGCCGTACCAGGTGGAGCACGCGGCATTCGCCGGGGCGCTCTCCGGCTACCAGCCGCTGGGCATGTATCTGCAGCGCTTCGATACGCGGTCCTACACGCTGAGCACGCAGCTGCAGCTTCCCCTGAGCGCGAGCTCGCTCACCTCCGGCACACGTTGGGGGCAGGACGGGCTGGCCTACCTGCTGCCCAGCCAGGACAGCTCGGGGAACCCGACGACGCAGATCCTGCTGCTACGCGGCCCCTTCGTGCTGCCGGCCGAGGCGGTGGCCAATTCCGCGCCGACGCTCAGCTCGGTGAGCGCGAGCACGATCACCAAGGGCAGCGGCAACCAGGTCCTCACCGTGACGGGCTCGGGCTTTCTGCCCGGCACGACGGTGACCTGGGGCGGCGCGGCGCGGACGACCACCTGGGTTAGTTCGACTGAGGTGACGGTCGCCATCCCGGCCTCGGACGTGGCCACGGCCGCGACGGTGACGCTAGGCTCGGCCAACCCGGGCTCGGAGGCCTCGAATACGCTGACGGTAACCGTACAGTAG
- a CDS encoding DUF4231 domain-containing protein has product MLTRCAVLCFRPLMAATSSTMPASLQADFPVAHPPASDPILNRLEDQIGWYDRKSRSAQRVFKRIKVVEILAAALIPFLTGLRLPEVAMIAGGLGVLITILEGILHLNQYQQNWTMYRATCEALKHEKYTFLALAGPYATAPNPRCLLAERIESTVSQEHAQWSSFQQQGNQRAPQKPGAESA; this is encoded by the coding sequence ATGCTGACTCGCTGCGCCGTGCTATGCTTCCGTCCACTCATGGCCGCGACTTCCAGTACGATGCCTGCCTCGCTGCAGGCCGATTTCCCTGTCGCCCATCCCCCTGCCAGCGACCCGATCCTCAACCGCCTCGAAGACCAGATTGGCTGGTATGACCGCAAGAGCCGCAGCGCGCAGCGTGTCTTCAAGCGCATCAAGGTGGTGGAGATTCTCGCCGCCGCGCTGATTCCCTTCCTCACCGGTCTGCGCCTCCCTGAAGTGGCCATGATTGCCGGCGGGCTGGGCGTGCTCATCACTATTCTTGAGGGCATCCTGCACCTGAACCAGTACCAGCAGAACTGGACGATGTATCGCGCCACCTGCGAAGCCCTGAAGCACGAGAAATACACCTTTCTCGCCCTCGCCGGCCCTTACGCCACGGCCCCCAACCCGCGCTGCCTGCTCGCCGAGCGCATCGAGTCCACCGTCTCCCAGGAACACGCGCAGTGGTCCTCCTTCCAGCAGCAGGGGAACCAGCGCGCGCCGCAGAAGCCGGGCGCCGAATCCGCATAG
- a CDS encoding TIR domain-containing protein, with the protein MKRVIFISYRRDDSEGEAGRLYDDLVRTYGDQSVFMDVAGIAPGVDFRQAIDDNVAGCGVCLVMLGPQWATITGSTGQRRLDDPNDFVRLEVSSALRRNIPVIPVLVHDARMPHPEQLPEEIRELAYRNSVEISHARWNSDVQLLVDALKPYVEATRLTETQPVHATVPVQLPPPVAPQGQTPVPPSKLPQILGISVTVFVLLGAGIVWMALHGGNHAPAPASGAPSQAVSAPKAAAGSPSASLAGTWHSNRAKNGGHGPVELRITGTDPAYQVEVLADCPQGECSWGTQPVIFVEGEGTARWLPRLALADVAGKRVARVTLRPAGALLNMEIQNSWTVDGQSKRNRADVDFSREP; encoded by the coding sequence ATGAAGCGCGTGATCTTCATCAGTTATCGCCGGGACGACTCGGAGGGCGAGGCGGGACGGCTCTATGACGATCTGGTCCGGACTTACGGCGACCAGTCGGTCTTTATGGATGTGGCCGGCATTGCGCCGGGTGTGGATTTTCGTCAGGCGATCGATGACAACGTAGCCGGCTGCGGCGTGTGCCTGGTGATGCTCGGGCCGCAATGGGCGACGATCACCGGCAGCACCGGTCAACGCAGGCTCGACGACCCGAATGACTTCGTGCGCCTGGAGGTTTCCTCCGCGCTGCGCCGCAACATCCCGGTAATCCCGGTGCTGGTGCATGATGCGCGCATGCCGCACCCGGAACAGTTGCCCGAGGAGATTCGCGAACTGGCCTATCGCAACAGCGTGGAGATCTCGCACGCGCGCTGGAATTCCGATGTGCAGCTGCTGGTAGATGCCCTGAAACCCTATGTCGAGGCGACCCGGCTCACGGAGACGCAGCCGGTTCATGCCACGGTGCCCGTGCAGCTTCCGCCTCCGGTTGCACCGCAGGGGCAGACGCCTGTGCCGCCATCGAAACTGCCACAGATTCTGGGCATAAGTGTCACAGTCTTCGTGTTGCTGGGCGCAGGCATTGTCTGGATGGCGCTCCATGGGGGGAATCATGCGCCTGCTCCGGCTTCCGGTGCTCCCTCGCAGGCTGTTTCCGCTCCCAAAGCCGCGGCCGGCTCACCCTCGGCCAGTCTGGCAGGTACGTGGCACAGCAACCGGGCGAAGAACGGAGGCCACGGGCCGGTCGAGCTGCGCATCACCGGTACCGATCCCGCCTACCAGGTAGAGGTGCTGGCAGACTGCCCGCAGGGAGAGTGCAGCTGGGGCACGCAGCCGGTCATCTTCGTCGAAGGGGAAGGAACGGCGCGCTGGCTGCCGCGTCTGGCACTGGCTGACGTGGCCGGCAAACGCGTAGCGCGCGTGACTTTGCGGCCCGCCGGTGCGCTGTTGAATATGGAAATCCAGAACAGCTGGACCGTGGACGGGCAGTCGAAACGCAACCGCGCGGATGTGGACTTTTCGCGCGAGCCCTAA
- a CDS encoding FAD/NAD(P)-binding protein, translated as MEASSPGSRGLGWLVEQLHLQDGVLSESVVRNLLLEANLPSSELAPYIEHREESYARRCVARNEHFELLVLTWAPTQYGVAHDHSGSLCGLKVVDGRLTETLFADGPDGRVRLTSETSHGPGDILTDPGTVVHALANASADEPLITVHVYSPPLPEVRRYAVTEEDPPEMFLRPPAPEAQTVAIIGGGFTGTMVLANLIRQAASASRPMHFVLIDRQPAPGDGVAYRAVDGRHVLNVPAGRMSAWPDLPEDFLHYAQSKNPAIGAHDFLPRKMYGEYVRECLFKLARSAGRHLSASIVHDEAKQLQRASSSGWKIDTAGARTLPADVVVLAVGHRPPKDPLIHRWTGPRTRFIADPWASLALSLIRPDEPVLLMGSGLTAMDVVLTLQRSHRTAPLLAISRRGLLPSAHLRAPKPAIELPKNVAALLHAEEPLMTRELLHEVRCSVQSAIAQGFAWQQVIDSLRPAISHLWTRLDSRERARFLRHARSFWETHRHRMAPEVADTIQQMRLEKKLEVMAGTLLRAEADDHGIDVSFSCRGGSSTRKVRVAWVINCTGPDAHSRHATHSFLGPLLQDGTLVGDELGLGLWTDEGGRTINIHGETHEDLLVAGTLRKATLWESTAVPELRQQAQTSAQIALATLASTLPRSTCPPPGSAVS; from the coding sequence ATGGAAGCATCCAGCCCGGGCAGTCGCGGCCTCGGCTGGCTTGTCGAACAGCTCCATCTGCAGGACGGGGTTTTGAGCGAATCCGTGGTGCGGAATTTACTGCTGGAAGCGAACCTGCCTTCTTCCGAGCTTGCTCCTTATATCGAGCATCGAGAAGAATCGTATGCCCGGCGCTGCGTAGCCCGGAACGAACACTTCGAGCTTCTCGTGCTCACCTGGGCTCCTACGCAATACGGTGTCGCCCACGATCATTCCGGATCGCTCTGCGGCCTGAAGGTCGTGGATGGAAGACTCACGGAAACGCTCTTCGCGGATGGCCCGGACGGGCGGGTACGTCTGACCTCGGAAACCAGCCACGGCCCCGGAGATATCCTCACCGATCCCGGAACAGTCGTTCATGCGCTGGCCAACGCATCCGCCGATGAGCCGCTCATTACCGTTCATGTGTACTCGCCGCCGCTGCCCGAGGTCCGGCGCTATGCGGTCACCGAAGAAGATCCTCCGGAGATGTTTCTCCGTCCGCCTGCTCCGGAGGCACAGACGGTAGCGATCATTGGAGGCGGATTTACCGGAACGATGGTGCTTGCGAATCTGATCCGCCAGGCGGCATCGGCGTCACGGCCCATGCATTTTGTTTTGATCGACCGGCAGCCTGCTCCCGGGGATGGTGTAGCCTATCGCGCCGTCGATGGGCGCCACGTGCTGAACGTGCCGGCCGGCCGCATGAGTGCGTGGCCGGATCTACCCGAGGATTTCCTGCATTACGCACAAAGCAAGAATCCGGCCATCGGGGCTCACGACTTCCTTCCGCGAAAGATGTACGGAGAGTATGTGCGCGAGTGCCTGTTCAAGCTGGCCAGGAGCGCCGGCCGGCATCTCAGCGCATCGATCGTCCACGATGAAGCGAAGCAGCTCCAGCGCGCATCCTCCTCGGGATGGAAGATCGATACCGCCGGAGCGCGCACGCTCCCTGCGGATGTGGTTGTTCTGGCCGTCGGACATCGTCCGCCCAAGGACCCGCTGATCCATCGCTGGACGGGACCGCGTACCCGATTCATTGCCGATCCGTGGGCATCGCTGGCACTGAGCCTGATCCGTCCGGACGAGCCGGTGCTGCTGATGGGCAGCGGTCTGACGGCGATGGATGTCGTGCTCACCCTTCAGCGCTCGCATCGCACCGCACCTCTGCTTGCAATCTCCCGGCGCGGACTGCTCCCCTCGGCCCATCTTCGCGCACCGAAGCCGGCGATCGAATTGCCGAAGAATGTAGCGGCACTCCTCCATGCCGAGGAGCCGCTGATGACGCGGGAACTCCTGCACGAGGTTCGGTGCTCGGTGCAAAGCGCAATCGCACAGGGTTTCGCGTGGCAGCAGGTTATCGACAGCCTGCGTCCTGCGATTTCGCATCTATGGACCCGGCTCGATAGCCGGGAGCGAGCACGATTCCTGCGTCATGCACGTTCCTTCTGGGAGACACACCGTCATCGCATGGCGCCGGAGGTGGCCGATACGATCCAGCAGATGCGCCTCGAAAAGAAGCTGGAAGTGATGGCGGGCACGCTGCTGCGGGCCGAAGCGGACGATCACGGCATCGATGTCTCGTTTTCCTGCCGAGGCGGCTCTTCCACGCGCAAGGTTCGTGTGGCCTGGGTCATCAACTGCACGGGACCCGACGCTCACAGCCGGCACGCGACGCATTCCTTTCTCGGGCCACTGCTGCAGGATGGAACCCTCGTCGGCGACGAACTCGGTCTCGGTTTATGGACGGATGAGGGTGGCCGTACGATCAACATCCACGGAGAGACGCATGAGGATTTACTGGTTGCCGGCACGTTGCGCAAGGCAACGCTGTGGGAGTCCACGGCAGTGCCAGAATTACGCCAACAGGCACAAACCTCCGCGCAGATCGCACTGGCAACACTCGCATCCACACTGCCGCGTTCCACCTGTCCGCCACCGGGCTCCGCGGTGTCTTAG
- a CDS encoding DUF2393 family protein, with amino-acid sequence MASGDPQNSFLSPVDQAAKEPRSLAPWIIAGVFILLVVAGLLVMSHHAQPANPGGAGLAAPDPYAANLKITDVKMSQTSNMAGAQLTYIDGNITNSGTKTVTGITVQVAFHDFTGILAQKSTLALNLIRTHEPYVDTQPVSAAPIKPGETREFRLIFDHVPDSWNQQYPELRIIEVD; translated from the coding sequence ATGGCCTCCGGCGACCCCCAAAACAGCTTTCTCAGCCCCGTGGACCAGGCCGCGAAGGAGCCTCGCTCGCTTGCGCCCTGGATCATTGCCGGAGTGTTCATTCTCCTGGTCGTGGCCGGGCTGCTGGTGATGAGTCACCACGCGCAGCCGGCGAACCCGGGCGGCGCGGGCCTTGCGGCTCCCGATCCCTATGCGGCGAACCTGAAGATCACCGACGTGAAGATGAGCCAGACCTCGAACATGGCCGGCGCGCAGCTCACCTACATCGACGGCAACATCACCAACAGTGGGACAAAGACTGTCACCGGGATCACCGTGCAGGTGGCCTTCCACGACTTCACCGGCATCCTGGCGCAGAAGAGCACCCTGGCGCTGAACCTGATCCGCACGCACGAGCCCTACGTGGACACGCAGCCGGTCTCGGCCGCGCCCATCAAGCCGGGCGAGACACGGGAATTCCGCCTGATCTTCGATCACGTGCCGGATAGCTGGAACCAGCAATATCCCGAGCTCCGCATCATCGAAGTGGACTAA